Proteins encoded together in one Camelina sativa cultivar DH55 chromosome 9, Cs, whole genome shotgun sequence window:
- the LOC104715451 gene encoding FBD-associated F-box protein At3g49020-like produces the protein MEQQQQQRKISRFVVNEDMISELPEDLLLRILSSLPTEIAITTSVLSKRWRSLWKMLPNLKFNSGYHHTFSENICSSLVLHKAPVLESLRVEVADDSEALDVGIWIGIAFARHVRKLVLSFPFQYKISVRFPVALCSFNNTLESLTLKFTILLDFPSRVCFKSLRELHLYYTLFKEEESVSNLLSGCPSLEDLVLHRLRNYDHVETLTIAVPSLQRLTIEDDLYGRVKGYVIIAPSLKYLIINGFDGVEFCLIQNVPELVEAKITKIFNNINENILEPLTSAKRLSLDFSPSKVIF, from the exons atggaacaacaacaacaacaacg CAAAATTAGTCGCTTTGTAGTGAACGAGGACATGATCAGTGAGTTGCCTGAAGATTTGCTTCTGCGGATATTGTCTTCACTTCCGACAGAAATTGCTATAACCACTAGTGTTCTGTCTAAACGGTGGAGGTCTCTTTGGAAGATGTTGCCAAATCTCAAATTTAATTCTGGCTATCACCATACATTTTCAGAGAATATTTGCAGTTCTTTAGTTCTACATAAAGCTCCGGTTCTAGAGAGTTTGCGTGTGGAGGTTGCAGATGACAGTGAAGCTTTGGATGTTGGAATATGGATTGGAATTGCTTTTGCACGCCATGTGCGCAAATTGGTACTCAGTTTTCCAtttcaatataaaatttcaGTAAGATTTCCGGTTGCTTTGTGTAGTTTCAATAATACACTAGAGAGCTTGACACTCAAGTTTACAATTCTTCTAGACTTTCCTTCTCGGGTCTGTTTCAAGTCCCTTAGAGAGTTGCATCTTTACTATACACTATTCAAAGAGGAAGAATCTGTTTCAAACCTTTTATCCGGCTGTCCTAGTCTTGAAGATTTGGTGTTGCATCGGCTAAGAAATTACGACCATGTGGAAACTTTAACTATTGCGGTGCCATCGTTACAGAGACTAACCATTGAAGATGATCTCTATGGACGTGTTAAAGGCTATGTGATAATTGCTCCTTCTTTGAAATACTTGATCATCAATGGGTTCGATGGGGTTGAATTTTGTCTGATTCAGAATGTGCCAGAGCTGGTGGAGGCAAAAAtcaccaaaatttttaataatatcaatGAGAACATTCTGGAACCTCTAACTTCAGCCAAACGTCTTTCCTTAGACTTTTCACCCTCAAAggtaatattttga